The sequence below is a genomic window from Salicibibacter cibarius.
TTAATGCAAGTACATAAACCCAGTCATTTTCAAGCAAAAAATAAAACATTAAATATAGTAAAAAAAATCTATTCAACCTATGTAACACAAGTTGTACATGGTGGTTATCTAACCATTGCTCAATCCACTTCATTAAAATATTATAAGCAGCAACCCCCACTATAAAAAAAAGAAAGAGAAGATTTATATTAGTTGCGTGCAAAAATAGGGATAAAAAAACAGTTAAGAAACTTACCAATTTAATAACATCAATAACAAAACTATACATAAGTGATTTAATAAAATAGTTCTTCAAACGCCATTCTAATGGCAACAAAAAGGGGATATCTGCTCTTTTAACAAAAGTGCGTACTTTTGTTCGTATTAAAATGTAGGTTACAAATAGTGATACGATTACTTCAACAGATAGTTGAGGAGGTATCCACTGTAGTAATAAATTAAAATAATAAATAAAAATACTGCCTATGATCAGAAAAAAATAAAAAACATTTGCTCCAATTATTGAATAATACCTGAACATTTTTTTTTAATATTCTCGTACCCTTAAACCCCATAATGTTTTTATATCCATTAGTACACCCATACCTTTATTGAATACTATCCCAATCCTTTATTAAATGGAACGTAAATGTCCATTTTCCTTTTACATAAAGATACCACAAACGATCGCTTATGGTACCGATGAACTTGTATGGCTCGCACTCTCTGAATTCACCTGGCTGTAACCCCATCTATGAAGTATTACACTCCCCCGTGGGCAGGCAGATCATAACCAGGTCTACGTACTGTCATATTTCATCACTTTTGGGGTGCGGTACCAAAGAGTAACCGTTTTTCATTAAATGGCCCGATTCTGGAGCAGTAAGATGAGCTTAACTCTCCATATTGATTATGATCTCCTTAAGAATAAGGATCCCTGCTTCGATTTCCTGAAATGATGAACTTACATATGACAAACGAACATTTTGATTGTTATAAGGACTGTAAATGTAACCTGGATTGATGAGAACACCTCGATGAAGAGCTTCTGTAAACAGTTTTCGGACATTTACATCTGAAGAAAACGTGAGCCACAGAAACATCCCGCCTTCGGGAACTTCCCATGCTGCCCAATCCCCTAAATGATGATTGACTAATTGAACCATATAATCCCTTCGTTTGCGAACTTGAGTGCGCAAGAAGGCAAGGTGCTCATCGTATTTTCCTGACACTAAGAAATCGTGCATCGCCATTTGGGGTAAAACACTTGTCCCGTAATCTGTTAGCATCCGTAGATCGCTTAATTTCTGAATCACAACCTCTGGACCCGCAATCCACCCTAGGCGTAAATTCGGGGCAACCGTCTTCGAAAAACTGCCGACTTGTAAAACATGATCCCCATCATCCATAGAAGCGAGTGAAGGTTCAGCTTCTTGGCTTAACCATAAATCACGATAAACATCATCTTCAATGATGGGAAGTTGATAGGTTTTGGCTAGCGCTAATACGTCCTGCTTATTGTTCCACGACATCGTTTTAGATGTTGGATTTTGAAACGTCGGGTTCAGATATAGCATGGACGGTTTCTTATTCGTCCTGATTTGAGCTTCCAAATCATGAACATCAAGCTCACCGCCTGTATAAGGAACCCCTCTCAAATGCATGCCCAGCGAACGAAAAACTTGAAGCGAGTAAATATAGGACGGTTGTTCCAAATAAACATACGTCCCTTGTTGGAGCAGCCCCATGGAAATGAGTTGCAGGGCTTGCAGGGCGCCTGAAACGATGAGGATGGACGACGAAGAATAATGAACCCCTTGTGCTTGCAAACGAGCACTAATCGATTCGCGTAATGGAACCTCGCCTGCGCCATCACTATACCCGCACAGGTTAAAAGAGTCAGAAACATTTCCTACCGATACCCGGAATGCTTGCGTAGGAAAAAGCGATGGATGTAACTCCCCTTTGCCTAATTGGATAATGGTCGCGTCTGTCTCATAGTCATTGATTTTTTGAATCGTCCTGGGGTTGCCGGCATGGAAACTATATTGCGATATGGCATTCCAATTAATGGCCTGTTTGGATATATTAGACCAGTTCTGATTCGATACATACGTGCCACTCCCGGGTTTTGAGTCGAGGACACCTTTGGCTTTTAACTCCTCTAAGGCGTGGACAATCGTTGTTCGGTTAACGTCGAATTCCGCAGCTAACGCTCGTTGACTCGGAAGTTTTTGACCAAAGGTCCATTCGCCATCGCTGATTTTCTTTTGAATAAACGCAATCACTTGTAAATATTGAGGCAGATTGTCAGGCATATTTTCAACCACCGATCCGTAATTGGTTGACTTGTATTTAAAAAAATTGGTTGAAGAAATGGCTTCTCTCCTAGTTTATCATGCTGTTATACATTCATCCCAGAAAATAAGGAGAGAGTGCATTGAACTGGAAAGTGTTTCTCGCTTATACCTTAGCCGTCATCCTTTGGGCCTCTGCATTTCCTGGTATTCGTGCAGCTCTGGAATCTTATGGTCCTTTTCATTTAGCCCTGTTGCGCATGCTCATCGGGGCATTGGGGTTGCTTATTTTTGCGGTCAGTATACGGATGAGGCTTCCCGATAAAAAAGATCTTCCTATCATATTATTGCTTGGTTTTCTGGGATTCTCCGTCTATCATACGTTCTTGAGCATTGGAGAATTGACGGTAGATGCGGGTACTGCAAGTTTATTAGTGTCCACCACTCCCTTGTTATCTGCAATATTGGCAGGTGTGTTTTTGAAAGAAAAGTTTAATCGTTGGGGTTGGATCGGTTCATTCATTGCTTTTTCAGGCGTTGTACTCATCACATTTGGGGTTGGCGGCGAGTTTCGTTTAGAGATTGGCGTCTTGATTATTTTGATAGCAGCCCTAGGGGAAAGCTTTTACTTTGTTTTTCAATCATCGTATTTAAAGAAATATGGCTTTTTGCCTTTTACTACTTATACGATTTTAGCAGGAACGTTGTTTATGCTCTTATTTTCCCCGGGTTTATGGACCGCTGTACAATGCGCCTCCGTGGAGAATACCATTACTGTTATTTATTTGGGTCTTTTACCGACCGTGGTTCCGTATTTTGCTATAGCTTATGCGACGTCTGTGAACGGAGCATCAGAGGCGACTAGCACCTTATATTTAACTCCAGCCTTATCCATCATTATTGCCTGGGTATGGTTAGGAGAAATACCTACCATCGTATCGATCATAGGAGGGATTTTGACGCTGATTGGGGTCGCTTTTACAACCATTAAAGGAACAAGACAAGATACGGAAAAACGGCACCCTACATCTACAGATAAGGAATATCATTATTCCAACTCATAAGCGTACTCAGGAAACGGAGCACAATGATGACACTTTTGTGCTTTGTTTCACGTAAGAAAAATATGGATTTTACACCCAAAATGAATGAACTATCTTAGTTAACTATAACCTTTGCTGTATCACCTGATACAATCCGTCCAGTGGATTCAACAATACCAACAATTCCTCTTTGGCCTAACGATGCTTTAACAAAACGTGTTGTTAATCCGAGTATGCCTGGATATTTAGTTTGAATCACTTCCCCAGGTTGTGTGCAAGGAAGGTTTTCTCCTTCACACAAAATACCTGCTCCACTTGGAAAAATAATTCGGCTTCCCGGTGGCAACTTTGTTAAATTTCTAAAGCCCTTTATAGCAACATTTGCTCCTAACCATTCAGGCAATATTTGGTCAACTTCAAGTTTCTCAGCTATCAATTCACATTCTTCAACTGAGACAATAGATATTTGCCTTCGATTAAAAATTTCTGTGCCACGTTTATACATTGACTCTCTTGATCCTGCAAATTTGGTTAAACCAAAATGTAGATCACCCTGAATACCACCGTATTCTAAATCAACTTCTTCAGTTTTGTCCGTTACAAAGGTATCATCCTGATTGCCTATATAAATCGAATAAATTTCGATCTCATGGTGTTTACTCATATTATCCTCCTGTATTCCAAGCGTAATGAATGAGGTTTATTTCATTCATGCGTATTATTCTTGAACAGTCGTTTCTTGAATTCTTTTGTGTCTTATAATTACCATTACAACTAACCAACCAAGTTAAATGAGCAAGGGGATTATAAAAGGTAATGCTAAAACAAAGATATTCAACATAATGATTTCCGGTGTTTGAACGGCACCCGTCGCATCGACATCTCTTTGTGCTAAAAAAGATCGGTCCTGCTGTGAATAAGACCAACCAAAAACCAATTACAATCAGCAAAATTCATCCAACACATCTCATTTAGCGCCATACTTATTCCTCAAAAGCACCTCGATCGTATTGCGGAATAACTTTTCTCCCTATTCAATTTTTGCGGGATCTTGCTGTTTGACCATACTTAAAAAGTTTTTATACGCACGATCAACAAACGTATCTTCACGTCTTATAAACACTGTGCTCACATTTGAATACTTCGGCGGTAGAGAATGAAGGTTAAGACCCCTCTCCACTTGATATTGCTTAACTAGCGATTGTGTTGTTATAGATACACCCAAACCAGCTTTGACACACCCAATGATCGATTCCAGCGTTCCAAACTCCATGATTTTTCTAGGAAATATGCCCTCTTCCTGCAACCACTGTTCGAGCCTTTTTCGGTAAATACAAGAGGACCGTGTAAGAAGCGTTTGATGCTTAAGATCAGTCCAAGATAATAGCGAATGCCGTTGATCTGTAATTAGAACAAGTTCTTCTTCCATCACAGGGATTTGAATAAGGTCATCATCCTGAACAGGACCAACAACGAATGCGCCATCCAATTTATAGTTCAGGACATCGTTTATTAAAGGATGCGTTTCCCCAATCTTTAGGGAAAGATCCACTTCAGGGTAACGCTGGTTATAGGATGCCAAAAGGGCAGGTAATCGGGCAGATGCTGTTGTTTCATTGGCTCCTAAATAAAGAGGTCCTTGAATAATTTCGGAATCTTGAACAGCTTTTTTGGTTGTATCTATTAAATGTAAAATTTGATCAGTGTAGGATAAGAGTAATGTTCCTTTTGAGGTTAATGATACGCCACGGGCATGTCTATAAAAAAGCTGTGTTTGTAATTCTGATTCTAGCTTTTTAATCCTGCCTGTAATATTGGACTGAACATAATTTAATTTCTTAGCTGTTTTTGTCGTGTTCCCACTCTCCGCTAATTCTTTGAAGATCCACAAATCTCGAATTTCCATCATAACCCTCCCTCTCCATCTTATCATTTTGAATGATCATTACGCTGTTTTTTAATGATTTTTAATTATGATACGAACGGATTACGATAAGTATAGGAAAATTTCCGCTACCTGGAGGTATGAGTTATGAATATCAGTGAACGATTAAAAGAGCAATTATGGGCAGAAGAAAGTGGATCAATTACATGGAGATATTCAGATGTATGGGATTTGATGATAGAAAACCTCGATAAGTATCAATCCGGAGAGGAAATGGATGCCTTTAGGCCATCGCCTTGTGAATCACTACTCTCCTCTTCTATTCTTGATCATTGGGTTTATGTAAAAGAACAAATGCAGAACGCAGAGCAAGAGTCTTTGAAAATCGATTTTATGTATGGATTTTGGAAGCACATTTCTGATAAATTCAAAAAAGCTGGTATCAACGAGAATGAGATTATTTCTTGGATGAACAGAGAGAAAAAACGAACCCGAGTATTAAATCACGCTACTCACGCACTTCTATGGGAAGAAATAGAAACAAGATGCAGAAGCCTTATAAAGCTTCTTTAAGTTGTTTGTCGCAGATGATATTGCTATAAGCTTTTATGGTGAAGTAATAATACAGAGCCTTTACATGAAGTCCAGCGCAAACAGGATCGTGACTGGTGACCAGTGTTATTAAATTATCAGATACAGCTGATATCCTAAGTAAATGGCTACACCCCAGATAATCACCGCAGAAATTTTATTAATAAGAACAGTGATCTTCCCTTCCTGATCGATCGTACGAATGGTCTTTCCGATCATTACTAACCCAAGAAAAGAAATCCAAGATACCACAATACAGGCAACCGTAAACCCGATTAACTCAGGTGCTGTCGAATATCTTAAAGAATTGGCTCCTATAACCCCTACGGTATCAAGCACAGCATGAGGATTCAAAAGGGAAACGGATATAGCGAACATGACTTGTTTTTTTGCATTCATAGCTCCGTGCTTGTTATTCACTTCTACTGGATCACTGGACCATATTGTCCATCCAATGTAAATAAGGAAAAGGAATCCAGCAGCAAAAAAGATTATTTGAAAAACAGGCACAGTCATGACGATGAGTGACACACCTAAAACCGCAAGAACAATTAAGATGGTGTCGCAAATGGAAGCAGTTACTACTGATGGCATAGTATGCCGTAACTTTTTGTGAGCAGCTCCTTGATTAAAAAGGAATATATTTTGTGCTCCAAAAGCTAAAATTAATCCAAAGGATAATACGAGTCCGTGTATGATAGCACTAATCATGTCTATCCCTTTCCTTCTCTTGTTGTAAGAATCACGCCTACAATCACCATTACTGATCCCACAATTTGCATAGCTGTAATTGACTCATCCAAGAAAAAATAACTACCTACCATAGTAAATACGGGTAAAAAATTCAGGAAAATAGAAGCTCTAGAAGCACCTAGCTTATTCACTGCATGGTTGTAACATAAGATGGCGATCACAGAGGGAAAAACACCTAAATAAATCAAACCTACCCAGTGATTCATTGCATCTAAGGTAGGGACCCCTAATGTTATCCATTCTGTAACAACAAACGGGACGAGAATAAGCACAGATACTCCCGTCATCACGAGCAAAACGCCATATGCTGGAAACAAATGAATGTACCTTTTTACATAGAGGGAATAAATTGCCCAAGAAAATATAGCCCCTAGCATAATGGCATCGCCGATATTCCAAGACATATTTATAATATTAAATATTTGACCGTCCATGACGACCCATACTGCCCCGAAAACTGAAATGGCAACACCAGTCCATTGAATGCTTCGAAGTTCTTCTTTTAGAAACCATACACTCAACACCACAGTTACAGCTGGGATCATGGTTTCAAGGACGGCTACATTCGTAGTGCTTGTAAACTGCAATGCTCCGTAAATAAACGTGTTAAAAAAGGCAATACCTGTTATAATGATGATAAAAAGCGGCCTTTTATAATTGATAAATTGTCCACGATGTTTTCATGCCTGTCGATAACCTATAGGTAACAGAACCAGAAATGCGATAACTAAACGGATACAGGCTATAGTAAAAGGTGGCAAATCATTGATGGCTTTGCCTACAAGGATATTTCCTGCAAAAAAAATCACCACCAAAATACACAAAAAATAAGCGCGCATAAAACACCTCAAAACCAGAACCAAACATTTAGAAAATCCTATTTGGATATTAGGTTATTCAAGGGTATTTCCTAAAAAAACACCCTCCTGTTTGTAGAGAATTACAGAACTTACGTCTTTTAATATAGTGCCGATGTATCATTAGCCCCCTGGATCATGTCCGTGATAGCCACATAAATGTTTGGTGGATACTCAGCTATTCGATGGACGAGGTATAAGTACCACTCACTGCCATATGTCAGATAAACACGAACAGGGAAACCATCATCTTTAAGTTGTTTACAGAGATCAGGACGAATGCCGTATAGCATTTCGGCTTCGACATTTGGATTTTGTAAATATCCACGATCGATGATTTGTTTATAAATCCCATCATCATGAGAAGCAACCGAAACTTGATGACCTTCTTTTACACATAGTTCCACCAATTCAAGGTAACGTTGATCCAACTTCTCTGATCGGGGAATACAAATTTCTGGTGGTTCTTGGAATGCTCCTTTAACAATTCGAATTGCACCAGAATATTTAATTAATTCTTTAATATCGTCGTGTGTTCGGTACAATTGCGCTTGAAGTGTGACGCCAATGTTTGGATATTTGGCTACAGCTTTTTTATAAACCGATAGAACCTGGTCCGTTTTTCCCGACTCTTCCGCGCTAATCATAAGAGATAAATGATATTTCTCAGCTTCTGCAGCCATTTCTAACAAGTTTCGAAGAGCAAGATTAGGTTCAACAGACAGACCGATATGTGATAAATCAAAGGAGATGCGTGATTGTAACCCTTGATTTCCGCATTCTCTTATCAAAGAAATAAACTCATCTTTTGCTCGAACACATTCCTCTTTTTTGACTGTGTTTTCCCCAATAAATTCAAGAGAAATACGATATCCTTTATGAACTAATTGATCACCTGCTAATACACCATCTTCTTTATTTTCACCTGTTACGAAACGTTTTGCTGATCTCTGAAACAACGGATAAAGTTCAGCAGACTGTTGTACATACTCCTTGATATCTAAATTTCGAGCAACGGATTTCAGTGTATCTTCAAATTGTTTTTCGACTGATAGATTATCCATATTCTCACCTCAATGAAATTAAAAAGTCTTTCTGCTTTCTATTCTAACTATTTGCTATGCTCTTGCCGATTTTCAAGAATATTTTTCAACAAGTCAATAAAGAGTGCAATAATTATTCCACAAATGCGCTCGTTCGTATTAGTGGAAGAAAGATAGGTCACATATAAGCTGGCATACAGGATTATATGCGACCTTTAACCTTACCTTTATCCTAAACTTCCTTCACCCATATGTTTTTGGCTATAGTATTTACTTTTCGAGTTATCAAATACAACCAGATTAATCATTACTCCTAAAATCAAAAATGCAAATGAACCAATGATATAAACTGGACGAATTTCAAATAGATCAGCTGAAATCCCAATCACTGCCGTGAGTAAAATTATTAGCACAGCTTCTAAAATACCTAAAACACTCGAAAACCTCCCCATAATGTTTACTGGGACATTATTTTGATAAAAAGTTAAAAAACCTGTGTTCGCGAATGACAGGGCAAAGGTTAGAGTGAAAAAGCCTATAGATGCAAAAATAAAGTCATGCGAAAACGCAAAAATTAAATAACCAACCGGCGTAAATATAGCACCAACGCCGATTAATATATTGAGTTTTAAGTTTTTAACGAACAAAGCATTTATCAATGAACCAGCTATGATGCCTATTCCCGCAATACTTACCAAAAATCCATACGCACTTTCAGATAATGAAAGCACTTCAGTTGCAAATGCTGCTTCTAAAGAATCTAACGCAGTCATAAATACAGTCATCCCACTAAAGAGAATGTACACCAACGTAATGTGCAGGTTTGATTGACTAAAACTAAGAATTTGCTTCCAATCATTTCTTATTAGTTTTAAATTTACTTTTTCCGACATTACTGTTTGTCTTCTTAATTCCAAGTTCGGGAGTAAAAGGATGATTAAGGCTGATATACATAACGCAAGAGCATTTAATTGGATAGCTAAATACGGGGATCCTAAAATAAATAGAAGCCCCGCAATTGAAGGTCCTAATATAAAACCACTTGAATTAATGAAATTTCTAAGTGCATTAAATCTTTGACGATTTGCTTTAGGTATAAGCTTCGTCATGTAGACCATGGATGTAGGCTCAAAAATTGAACTTGCAATATTAATGATAAACACAAATACATAAATTAAAATAAGGGATGTTCAAATAAATAATTAGTCAATTATGGTAATATACACAAAAGTATCCTTTGTATATGTTTTAATGGTAGTAACAGCAACCAAAAATATAACAAAGGATACTGGTACCATGATACAGAAATTATCTAATGGATTCAAAGAAATTATGATAGAAACGATCGACAAATTAAAAAGTTCCGATAAACGCATCGCTTTAGCCAAGATCGCCAAAACCTATGGAGATGGAGGACAAACAGCTGTAGCGGAAACATTTCATGTGAGTAGAGATACGATAAGAAAAGGAAGTTATGAGCTAGAATCAGGGTTTCCAATCACAGATGCTTTTCAAGCAAGGGGTAGAAAGAAAGTCGAAAAAGACCATCTCCCTCACCTGTTAGAAGATATCCAAGCCATTGTAGATGGCCAAAGCCAAACCGACCCCAGTTTCAACACGACTCAACTGTATACAAGAATGACCATTCAAGAAGTCAGAGATCAACTCGTTCTCCAAAAAGGCTATCAAGATGCAGATTTGCCGACCAACCAGACGTTAAATACCAAACTCCATCAATTGGGCTACCACCTCAAGAAGGTGCAGAAAACAAAACCGGTCAAGAAAATCGAAGAAACCGATGCGATCTTTGAAAATCTCCACGCCACTCATGAAGCTTATCAAGGAGAAAGCAATGCGGTTCGTCTTTCCTTTGATACCAAGGATCGAGTGAAAATCGGACCGTTTTCGAGAGGTGGAAAAAGTAGAGTGCGTGTAGAGGCCGCAGATCATGATTTTGGTCAGACATTTTTATCACTATTTGGAATCCTGGATATGTCCAATGAGCATGTCGAACTCACTTTCACGGCATCGAAAGTGACAGCTGATTTAATCGCTGATCAAATCGAAGCCTATGTTCACAAGTTGCGTTCACAACAGGAGGTGGATACCCTCATCATAAACGCCGATAATGGTCCTGAAAATAACAGTCGTCGAACACAATTCATGAAAAGAATGATTGAGTTTGCGGCCACCTACGACATCAAAGTCATCTTAGCCTATTACCCGCCCTATCACAGTAAATACAACCCGATTGAAAGGGGTGGGCAGTGCTTGAGCAACATTGGAACGGGGCCCTTTTGAACACACAAGAGATGGTTTTAGGATTCGCTGAGAGTATGACTTGGAAAAAGAAGCACCCTTCTGTCACCCTTGAAGAAAACACCTATGAGACAGGGAAAAAAGTTGAAAAGAACGTAATGGATCAATATGAAAAGATGATTGATCGAGCCAAAGGGATCGGGAAATGGTTTGTGGAGATCCACCCTCATCAGTGTAAGGCAGCGTTATATATGGGCTTAAAGACACAGTGAATAAAATTGGGGGAAAGGGGAGGTGTATGTCCACACGTTAATATTCGTTCTGTAAGCCTAAATATCAATAAATTTGACACGATGAGTGGGGTGTGAATGACAATAAATCCCTCATCATTCGGCCTCGCCCCATTATTGGCTTGTTATTTTTCTTAAATTCCCTAAGAGAATCCATTTGTGGAAGCGACAATATGAATATCGCTCTCATTAAGTCTAAGAAAATCATCAGATTCCTCTTATTTAATCTATCGATAAAACTTCCCGACCAAAAATTAGTACATATAGTGGCAACTGGTATAAGGATGTACAAAATCGATACCGCTAATGGCGAGCCTGTCATATCCAAAACAACCAAGTTTAGCGAGATTAAATAAACCCAAGCACCTAAATTTGATACACCAAGACCTACAAGAAGTAATAAGGGATTTTTCCACCGCTTCAAATCTCACTCACCCCTAAATTCGATGTTTTGAAACAACAAAAAAGAATCTCACCTCCTAGTCATTAGACTTGAGGACGAGACTCCTTGAATTTAGAAGTTCGCGGTGCCACCCCAGTTTGTTCTTGTGTCACCACAAAAACCTTTTCAA
It includes:
- a CDS encoding PLP-dependent aminotransferase family protein yields the protein MPDNLPQYLQVIAFIQKKISDGEWTFGQKLPSQRALAAEFDVNRTTIVHALEELKAKGVLDSKPGSGTYVSNQNWSNISKQAINWNAISQYSFHAGNPRTIQKINDYETDATIIQLGKGELHPSLFPTQAFRVSVGNVSDSFNLCGYSDGAGEVPLRESISARLQAQGVHYSSSSILIVSGALQALQLISMGLLQQGTYVYLEQPSYIYSLQVFRSLGMHLRGVPYTGGELDVHDLEAQIRTNKKPSMLYLNPTFQNPTSKTMSWNNKQDVLALAKTYQLPIIEDDVYRDLWLSQEAEPSLASMDDGDHVLQVGSFSKTVAPNLRLGWIAGPEVVIQKLSDLRMLTDYGTSVLPQMAMHDFLVSGKYDEHLAFLRTQVRKRRDYMVQLVNHHLGDWAAWEVPEGGMFLWLTFSSDVNVRKLFTEALHRGVLINPGYIYSPYNNQNVRLSYVSSSFQEIEAGILILKEIIINMES
- a CDS encoding DMT family transporter yields the protein MNWKVFLAYTLAVILWASAFPGIRAALESYGPFHLALLRMLIGALGLLIFAVSIRMRLPDKKDLPIILLLGFLGFSVYHTFLSIGELTVDAGTASLLVSTTPLLSAILAGVFLKEKFNRWGWIGSFIAFSGVVLITFGVGGEFRLEIGVLIILIAALGESFYFVFQSSYLKKYGFLPFTTYTILAGTLFMLLFSPGLWTAVQCASVENTITVIYLGLLPTVVPYFAIAYATSVNGASEATSTLYLTPALSIIIAWVWLGEIPTIVSIIGGILTLIGVAFTTIKGTRQDTEKRHPTSTDKEYHYSNS
- a CDS encoding MOSC domain-containing protein, translating into MSKHHEIEIYSIYIGNQDDTFVTDKTEEVDLEYGGIQGDLHFGLTKFAGSRESMYKRGTEIFNRRQISIVSVEECELIAEKLEVDQILPEWLGANVAIKGFRNLTKLPPGSRIIFPSGAGILCEGENLPCTQPGEVIQTKYPGILGLTTRFVKASLGQRGIVGIVESTGRIVSGDTAKVIVN
- a CDS encoding DUF3923 family protein, translated to MVFGWSYSQQDRSFLAQRDVDATGAVQTPEIIMLNIFVLALPFIIPLLI
- a CDS encoding LysR family transcriptional regulator — translated: MEIRDLWIFKELAESGNTTKTAKKLNYVQSNITGRIKKLESELQTQLFYRHARGVSLTSKGTLLLSYTDQILHLIDTTKKAVQDSEIIQGPLYLGANETTASARLPALLASYNQRYPEVDLSLKIGETHPLINDVLNYKLDGAFVVGPVQDDDLIQIPVMEEELVLITDQRHSLLSWTDLKHQTLLTRSSCIYRKRLEQWLQEEGIFPRKIMEFGTLESIIGCVKAGLGVSITTQSLVKQYQVERGLNLHSLPPKYSNVSTVFIRREDTFVDRAYKNFLSMVKQQDPAKIE
- a CDS encoding LysE/ArgO family amino acid transporter, translated to MISAIIHGLVLSFGLILAFGAQNIFLFNQGAAHKKLRHTMPSVVTASICDTILIVLAVLGVSLIVMTVPVFQIIFFAAGFLFLIYIGWTIWSSDPVEVNNKHGAMNAKKQVMFAISVSLLNPHAVLDTVGVIGANSLRYSTAPELIGFTVACIVVSWISFLGLVMIGKTIRTIDQEGKITVLINKISAVIIWGVAIYLGYQLYLII
- a CDS encoding DMT family transporter; this encodes MDGQIFNIINMSWNIGDAIMLGAIFSWAIYSLYVKRYIHLFPAYGVLLVMTGVSVLILVPFVVTEWITLGVPTLDAMNHWVGLIYLGVFPSVIAILCYNHAVNKLGASRASIFLNFLPVFTMVGSYFFLDESITAMQIVGSVMVIVGVILTTREGKG
- a CDS encoding proline dehydrogenase family protein, with product MDNLSVEKQFEDTLKSVARNLDIKEYVQQSAELYPLFQRSAKRFVTGENKEDGVLAGDQLVHKGYRISLEFIGENTVKKEECVRAKDEFISLIRECGNQGLQSRISFDLSHIGLSVEPNLALRNLLEMAAEAEKYHLSLMISAEESGKTDQVLSVYKKAVAKYPNIGVTLQAQLYRTHDDIKELIKYSGAIRIVKGAFQEPPEICIPRSEKLDQRYLELVELCVKEGHQVSVASHDDGIYKQIIDRGYLQNPNVEAEMLYGIRPDLCKQLKDDGFPVRVYLTYGSEWYLYLVHRIAEYPPNIYVAITDMIQGANDTSALY
- a CDS encoding MFS transporter, which gives rise to MFIINIASSIFEPTSMVYMTKLIPKANRQRFNALRNFINSSGFILGPSIAGLLFILGSPYLAIQLNALALCISALIILLLPNLELRRQTVMSEKVNLKLIRNDWKQILSFSQSNLHITLVYILFSGMTVFMTALDSLEAAFATEVLSLSESAYGFLVSIAGIGIIAGSLINALFVKNLKLNILIGVGAIFTPVGYLIFAFSHDFIFASIGFFTLTFALSFANTGFLTFYQNNVPVNIMGRFSSVLGILEAVLIILLTAVIGISADLFEIRPVYIIGSFAFLILGVMINLVVFDNSKSKYYSQKHMGEGSLG